In Peptostreptococcus equinus, the DNA window TTACCTTTACATAACTAGGTCTAGTAACTTCGCCAACATAATCCACAACGCTAAGGCAACCTTCTACATCTGTTTGTTCCCCCTTAGCTTCAAGTATCTCAGGATTTATTAATTCTATTAATCCTTCTCCTATATCAACTACTACAGCTCTTCTAAGTATTCCTACCTGTGGAGCTGCAAGACCTACTCCATCTTCACTATACATAGTATCAGCCATATCATTTAAAATAGAGTGCAATCTTTCATTAAACTCTATAACTGGCTTTGATTTTTTATTTAATACTGGATCTCCCATTTTTAATACATTTCTAATTGCCATATTTTCCTCCTATATAAATGTGTTTGGATTCAATTCCAATGATATACTTACGCTTTTATTAAAAATTTCTTCATACTTTTCTATACATATATATTTTACCATAGCTTTCAAGTCCTTGATATCCACTTGTGTGTCTTTTATTACAACTTGCCACCTATATTTATCTTTTATTTTATTTATTGAACATTCATTTGGCCCTAAAATCAATGGCTGAGAATACTTTGAACTAGATTCGATTAAATACTTAAAAGTTTTATAAAATTTATATGAATCCTCTTTTACCTGATTATAGTTTTTACCCGAAAATACTATTCTCAAAATATTGTTAAAGGGTTCGTAAGCAAATGCCTCTCTTAACTTAATTTCTGACTCATAAAAGGCTTTATAATCATAACTAGCAGCTTTGTTGATTACAAAATGATCTGTATCATAAGTTTGTAATATTACCTTTCCTTTTTTGTCAGCTCTTCCCGCTCTACCAGCTACCTGTGTTATTTGCTGAAAGGAATGCTCAAATGATCTGTAGTCCGGATAGTTTAACATCATATCCGCTGACACTATTCCTACCAATGTCACATTATCAAAATCATGTCCTTTTGATAAAATTTGAGTCCCTATTAATATCTGAGCTTTTCCTTCATTAAAATCACTTAATATTTTTTCCAATTGACCCTTTTTAGAAGTGGTATCCTTATCAATTCTAAGTACTTTATAATCAGGGAACATTTTTTTTATTTCTTCCTCTATTTTTTGAGTACCAAATCCTATACTCGAAATTTTATTTGAGCCACATACAGGACATATATTAGGAATTTCCTCTTCATGTCCACAATAGTGGCATACTCCTTTATTTTTATACTTATGGTAAGTAAGAGATATATCGCAGTTTTTACATTTAAATACATGACCACAATTCTTACAAGATACAAAATTAGCATAACCTCTTCTATTCAAGTATAAAATAACCTGTTCGCCTTTTTTTAATGTTTCTCTAATTTCACTTGTTAATTTTTTGCTTAAATCAGATTTATTACCTATTTCCACTTCTTTTCTCATATCCACAATTTCAATGTTAGGCATAGACATATTGTTAGCTCTATTATCCAATTTAAGTAAATTATATATACCTTGAGTGGCTTTTAAATAATCACTAATTGATGGTGTTGCTGATCCCATTACTAAACATATATTTTCTTTTATAGATTTATATCTAGCTACTTCAAGTGTGTCATATTTAGGTGTCATTTCTGATTTATAGGACATATCATGTTCTTCATCTATAATTATTAAGCCTAGTGAATTATATGGTAAAAATATAGACGATCTAGTTCCTATGACTATTCTTATATTGCCATCTTTTACTTGTTTATACATATCATGTTTTTGACCTTCTGATAATTGGCTATGATATATTCCAACAATTGATCCAAATCTACTTCTTACTCTTGAAATCATCTGAGGCGTAAGTGCTATTTCTGGAACCAAAAATAAGCTATCCAGTCCTATATCTAGCATATATTTTATTAATTCTAAATATATTTCTGTCTTACCACTTCCAGTTACGCCATGTAGTAAAAAGGGCTTATTTTCTATATTTTCATCCTTATAACTTTTTGTTATTTCTTCAAATATATGTTTTTGATTACTATTTAATTCAATTTGTTTATCTGGATGGAAGTAATTTTGTTTGACTGATCTATATGCTTGTACTTCATCAATTTTTACAATTCCTTTTTTCACCATTGATTTTACTGTACTACTGCCTACTTCAAATATATCTCTAAGATCATTTAATAGTATTGATTCATTTAAGGATAACAAATAAATTAATTTTTCTTGTTTCTTACCTAATCTTAATTTTTCTTCTTCAATATACTTAAGCAATTCTTCATATGGAATACTGAGAGATACATTTAATAATTTTATTTGATTTATTTTTTCTTTATATATCCATTTAGCAGCTATTAAATTTTTGTCTAACAATTTTTTTATAAGGCTATACCCGTAATTAGATAAGCAGTAGTTATAATATAGTTGTTTTTCACTCCTGATTTCTTTTAAGAGCTTACTTTCCTTTTCTGATAAGTCTACAGTAGTATAATTCTTTAATTCTAATACTTTTATCGACTCATTTTTATATCCCTTAGGATAAAAAAGAGAAATAACATCGTTATAAGTACACATATACCTATTTCTCATCCAAAATATTAATCTTATTTGATTTTTTGAAAACATAGGTTCCTTGTCAAGTATATCAAAAATATCTTTTACCTTGTCAGCCTCTATTTTATCTTTACTATTTATATATTTACTAATACTAACTACAAAACCTTCTATAGGTTTGTTTGACTTTCCAAAAGGCAGGCTTACTCTGTGTCCTATCCTTAATTCATTTTCCAAATGTTGAGGCAGAGAATATGTAAATAACATATCAGAGTATCTGCCCTTATTTCTTAATATAACTTGTAAATACATTTCTCCACCTCCTAAAAACGGGGAATGTTTTATCATCCCCCTAAATTTTTTTATCTATTCAACTCTTTTAATGCTTTATCAAGTATTATATTTCCTACTTCTTCTTTTAGAAGCTTTGGAAATTCTTCTATATTTCCATGCACATCAATTATCTTTACTATATTAGTATCTGTGCCAAAGCCTGCACCCGATTTAGTTAAATCATTAGCAACAATAAAATTAAGATTTTTCTTTTTTATTTTCTTTTTAGCATTTTCCAATACATCGTTCGTTTCTGCAGCAAAACCAATTAAAACTTGATTCTCTTTTATTTTCCCAAGTTCCATTGCAACATCCTTATTTCTGTCCAATTCTATTATTAAGTCATCATCTGATTTTTTAATCTTTTTATCACAATAAGTTTTAGGCTTGTAGTCAGCTACTGCTGCGCTTTGAATCACTATATTTGCATCCTTAAATTTCTCTGTCATTGCATCATATAAATTTTCAGCAGATTCTATTGAAATAAACTTATCCACACCTTTAGGTATTTCTAAATTTGTTTTTCCAGACACCAAAGTGACTTTAGCACCGCGCTCTATTGCACTTTTTGCAATGGCATAACCCATTTTACCACTAGATCTGTTTGTAATATATCTCACTGGATCTATTGCCTCAATTGTAGGACCTGCAGTGATTAAAACTTTTATATCTTTTAAATCCTTGTTTATATTTTTATTTGTAAAGTAATTTTCAACATAATTAACAATTGTATCAACATGAGCTAATTTTCCTTTACCTATGTCCCCACAGGCTAGCAATCCTTCGTCTGGTTCTATGAATAAACATGAGTGTTCTTTTAGTTTTTTAATATTATCTTGTACTATTGAATTTTCATACATATTCGTATTCATAGCTGGTGCAATTACTACTTGAGATTTTGTTGCCATAACAGTGGTCGTAAGCATATCATCTGCAATACCGTTAGCCATTTTACCTATAAAGTTTGCAGAAGCTGGCACTATTAAAAACATATCTGCCTTTTTAGCTAGTTCAATGTGTTCAACTTCCCAAGTCTTTGGTTCTTCAAACATATGGTTAATTACAAAGTTATTACTTAAGGTTTGGAATGTCATAGGCTGTACAAATTCACATGCTGACTTGGTCATAATAACATGTATATTAAAACCTAGTTTCTTTAATTTACTAACAATATCACATGATTTGTAAGCCGCAATGCCACCTGTCACTCCAACTACAATTGTCTTATCATTATACATAATATCTACTCCTAAATTAATGCCAAAACTTTATATCAAACTCTTTTATATTAATTTTTATTATTCTTGTTCTAACAATTTTCTTTCTTGTTCAATCTTGTGAGCAATTTCTTTTTCTAAAATTTCATTTTCTGTTAATAATCTGTAATCAACCTTACCTGCAATTATTTCCTCACTAGCTACTACAACTGGCTTATCTGTAGGGTCTGCTTCTATTAAAGGTTCATTGTTATTTACAAGTTCTCTTGCTCTTTTTGAAACTGTTGCGATTA includes these proteins:
- the def gene encoding peptide deformylase, whose amino-acid sequence is MAIRNVLKMGDPVLNKKSKPVIEFNERLHSILNDMADTMYSEDGVGLAAPQVGILRRAVVVDIGEGLIELINPEILEAKGEQTDVEGCLSVVDYVGEVTRPSYVKVKAQDRDGNDILVEGEGFLARAFCHELDHLEGILFVEKVKEGE
- the priA gene encoding primosomal protein N', which gives rise to MYLQVILRNKGRYSDMLFTYSLPQHLENELRIGHRVSLPFGKSNKPIEGFVVSISKYINSKDKIEADKVKDIFDILDKEPMFSKNQIRLIFWMRNRYMCTYNDVISLFYPKGYKNESIKVLELKNYTTVDLSEKESKLLKEIRSEKQLYYNYCLSNYGYSLIKKLLDKNLIAAKWIYKEKINQIKLLNVSLSIPYEELLKYIEEEKLRLGKKQEKLIYLLSLNESILLNDLRDIFEVGSSTVKSMVKKGIVKIDEVQAYRSVKQNYFHPDKQIELNSNQKHIFEEITKSYKDENIENKPFLLHGVTGSGKTEIYLELIKYMLDIGLDSLFLVPEIALTPQMISRVRSRFGSIVGIYHSQLSEGQKHDMYKQVKDGNIRIVIGTRSSIFLPYNSLGLIIIDEEHDMSYKSEMTPKYDTLEVARYKSIKENICLVMGSATPSISDYLKATQGIYNLLKLDNRANNMSMPNIEIVDMRKEVEIGNKSDLSKKLTSEIRETLKKGEQVILYLNRRGYANFVSCKNCGHVFKCKNCDISLTYHKYKNKGVCHYCGHEEEIPNICPVCGSNKISSIGFGTQKIEEEIKKMFPDYKVLRIDKDTTSKKGQLEKILSDFNEGKAQILIGTQILSKGHDFDNVTLVGIVSADMMLNYPDYRSFEHSFQQITQVAGRAGRADKKGKVILQTYDTDHFVINKAASYDYKAFYESEIKLREAFAYEPFNNILRIVFSGKNYNQVKEDSYKFYKTFKYLIESSSKYSQPLILGPNECSINKIKDKYRWQVVIKDTQVDIKDLKAMVKYICIEKYEEIFNKSVSISLELNPNTFI
- the coaBC gene encoding bifunctional phosphopantothenoylcysteine decarboxylase/phosphopantothenate--cysteine ligase CoaBC, which encodes MYNDKTIVVGVTGGIAAYKSCDIVSKLKKLGFNIHVIMTKSACEFVQPMTFQTLSNNFVINHMFEEPKTWEVEHIELAKKADMFLIVPASANFIGKMANGIADDMLTTTVMATKSQVVIAPAMNTNMYENSIVQDNIKKLKEHSCLFIEPDEGLLACGDIGKGKLAHVDTIVNYVENYFTNKNINKDLKDIKVLITAGPTIEAIDPVRYITNRSSGKMGYAIAKSAIERGAKVTLVSGKTNLEIPKGVDKFISIESAENLYDAMTEKFKDANIVIQSAAVADYKPKTYCDKKIKKSDDDLIIELDRNKDVAMELGKIKENQVLIGFAAETNDVLENAKKKIKKKNLNFIVANDLTKSGAGFGTDTNIVKIIDVHGNIEEFPKLLKEEVGNIILDKALKELNR
- the rpoZ gene encoding DNA-directed RNA polymerase subunit omega, whose translation is MLKPSLNDIVEKIDNRYYLIATVSKRARELVNNNEPLIEADPTDKPVVVASEEIIAGKVDYRLLTENEILEKEIAHKIEQERKLLEQE